aaaatgatattgATAATTTTGATTTGTCTAAAcccaaaaataattttaaattattagaaGGTGAATTAAATGGagtatttgaaaataaatggaatgattataaaaataataaaaatcttGATCAATTCAAAGAtacaatgaaaaaaataatattattaattatacaATATATGAACGAATTTAAAGGCTTGAATGACGCTATGACAAAACTAAAAAATGAAGGTATTTCACAAAAATTTGTGATTAATaatcaaataaaacaaaaattcgATAAATCAActtatgatgaaaaaaaagaagggTTTGAAAGTTCTCTTGAATTAGCAAAAAattgggaaaaaaaaaaactcgAAATAATAacggaattaaaaaaaaaaaatgaagaaactGTTCAATTggatataaaaattagagAACTAATTAAACAAATCAAAGATATTATAGAGGAACAAAAAATAGTGAACGATTTAAAATtagaattaaacaaaaaaataaaagaaataactGAGAAAattgaatatattaaaaaagcaGTTGACTTAAAGAAAGAAATAGAAAAAGACAACGTATATATTGATGAATTAGCTAAGGAACCACCATATCaaattacaaaatatatagaaaaaaaaaatgaaatatataatacaataaaatcAGATTTTGACAAAATTTATGTAGGCGATATTGAACAACTTTACAATGAAATGTTTTCTGTAGTTCAAGAAAGTAACATTGAgcatatagaaaataaaacagAAATTCTAACTTTAAAAACGAAAATagataatgtatataataaaatccAAAACATGGAAACTGAAACAGTTAAATCACATCTAAAGAATATAGAAACTAACAACAAACTATCAGAAACAATTTtggatataataaaatatatatatggagaGATTACCAACGAGCTAAATAAAACATTAGAAGactttaaaaataaagaaaaaggactatcaaataaaatagatgAATACGCTAAGGAAAATGTCCaattaaatgtatataaatctAACATATTAGAAATCAGAAAGCATTATAATGatcaaattaatatagacAATATAAAGGAAAAAGAAGCAAAACAAAACTATGATCAATTCAAAGAACATATGAAAACAATACCACCTAACGAAAATGAAATATCAAAAACCATCAATgagataaaaattatgaaagaCGAATTCTTGAGTaaagtaaataaatataatgatttTGACAAAGTTTATAAAGAAAAGGTTGAATCAGAACACAATAAATTTACTgaattaacaaataaaataaaaacagaAGTTTCggatgaagaaataaaaaaatatgaaaacaaatttaatgatAGCAAATCTTTAATtaatgaaacaaaaaaatccaTTGAAGAGGAATATCAAAACATTAATACACTTAAAAAGGTAGATGATTATATAAAAGTATGTCTAAATACAAATGAATTAATAACAAATTGTCATAATAAACAAACTACATTAAAAGAcaaattaaatcaaaatattaaaacCATAAAAGAAACTAATTCAATAGATAAAATTTATACAGACAagtttgaaaatatattaacagaTAAAAAGACAGAATTAGAAACAAAATTCACAGGATTGTCTTTAAATAATCACGAATCGAATAACAAAGAATTgctaacatatttttatgatttaaaGGCAAATttaggaaaaaataaagaaaacatgttatataaacaattcaatgaaaaagaaaaagctGTTGAAGatattaagaaaaaaaatgtagatataaataaaattgtttcaaatattgaaataacaatttatacatccatttataatattaatgaagaTACAGAAAATGAAATTGGAAAAAGTATAGAATTACTAAATACCAAAGTACTTGAAAAGGTAAAAGCAAACGTAACCAATTTGAATGAAATAaaggaaaaattaaaagattaTGATTTTCAGGATTTTGgaaaagagaaaaatattaaatatcctgatgaaaacaaaattaaaaatgatattgaTACATTAAACCAAAAAATCGATAAAAGTATAGAGACATTAacggaaataaaaaaaaattcagaGAACCATATTGATGAAATAAAAGGACaaatagataaattaaaaaaagtacCAAATAAAACAATGTTTAACGAGGATCCAAaggaaattgaaaaaaaaatagaaaatatagtagaaaaaatagacaaaaaaaaaaatatatataaagaaatagataaattattaaatgaaatatcaaaaatagaaaatgataaaacttcgttagaaaaattaaaaaatataaatttatcataTGGAAAAAGTTTAGGCAACTTATTTTTGCAACAAattgatgaagaaaaaaaaaaggctGAACATACGATAAAAGCAATGGAAGCATATATTGATGAtcttgataatataaaaaaaaaatcacaagaaatagaaaaagaaatgaaCATAAACATGGACATAAAAATGGACATACATAAGGAAATGAAAGCGCTTAATATATCACATGACGACtacaaaatatatcataCTACAAGTAAGAATCATGAAGAAAAAATTTCTGACATTCGTAAAAattctttaaaaataatacaagaTTTTTCTGAGGaatcatatataaatgatattaaaaagGAATTAGAGAAAAATGTTTTAGAATcccaaaataataatactgaTATTAATCAATATTTAAGCAAAATtgaaaacatatataatatcttaaaattaaataaaattaaaaagatTATTGATAAAGTAAAAGAATATACTGATGAAATCgaaaagaataataaaaagataaaTGCTGAATTAAGTAAttcagaaaaaataattacacAACTAAAAGAAAATTCAAGTTTAAAAGAATGccaatcaaaaataaaatcaacTATAGATGATAATTATGTTAGTGAATGTATAAAGAATAttacaaatttaaaaactTATATTgtaaacgaaaaaaataacatcaacacttattttaaaaatgccGAAGAGTATAATCAAAAtgtatcattaaactttaataatatagaaatgGCGGATACTAAAtcacaatatatattaaacattaaaaaaaataatggcaCTAATAACACTGATTATAATATCAAAGAATTGAAAGAACACAAGAAGAAGTCTAATGTTTATAAAGATGAGGCTGGTAAAAATACACAagaaatcaaaaaaaataaggaattatttgaaaaatatgaacaagaAGTAACTGtacttttaaataaatattatgcggtagaattaaaaaataaatttgataaaacaaaaaattattcaGAACAAATCATAAAGGAAATAAAAGACGCACACAACACTTTTACATCCCAAGCAGACAaatctgaaaaaaaaatgaatgaaataaaaaacgaACAGATTCGTATTGAAGACGAAGTCgctaaaaataataaatctaATAAAGCAATACTAGATATTCAACTATCCGTAGAGCcattcaaaataaaattcttaAAAATAAAGGATCTAAGAACAAAATCAGATGATTGTTTAAAAGAGACCAAAGACATAGAGACCAAAATATCAAATTTATCTATAGATACTCAAGAAACAAAACTAATAGAGAACAAGAACATATTAAATACCCTTGAGAAACTTTTAGAATCTCTCaaaaaccaaaaaaaaaatattgaagaccaaaaaaaagaattagaTGAAGTTAATtccaaaattaaaaatatagaaagcAATGTAAACcagcataaaaaaaattacgaAATTGGAAttgtagaaaaaataaatgaaatcgCCAAAGCAAATAAAGACCAAATTGAATCAAcacaaaaattaataataccaacaataaaaaatttaatatctcCTTTTAAAGCTAATGATTTAGAAGGTATTGACACTAATAAAAACTtgggaaaatataatacagaaatgaataatatatatgaagaatttattaaatcatACGATCTAATAACACATTATTTAGAAACGGTTTCAAAAGAACCCATAACAtatgaacaaattaaaaataagcGAATCACCGCACAAAATGAACTcttaacaaatataaaaaatgtaaataaagcCAAATCCTATTTAGATGATATAGAAGCAAATGAATTTGATAGAATAGTCacacattttaaaaacaaattaaatgatGTGAATGATAAATTTACAAACGAATATTCAAAAGTTAACAAAGGGtttgataatatttcaaactctattaataatgttaaaaaatcaactgatgaaaatttattattaaatatactaAACCAAACAAAAGAAATGTATGCAAATATTGTcagtaaaaaatattatagttATAAATATGAGGCagaaaacatatttataaatattccgAAATTAGCAAATTCtttaaatattcaaataaaaagCAGTTCAGGAATAGATTTATTTAAGAACATTAATATAGCTATATTACCTTACTTGGATTCCCAAAAAAAAGATACGCTAACCTTTATTCCATCTCCAGAAAAAACATCAGAaacatatacaaaaataagcGATTCTTACAATACTCTTcttgatatattaaaaagaaGTCAAGAATTGCAGAAAAAAGAACAACAAGCATTAAATCTTATATTCGAAAACCGACTTTTACATGACAAAGTCCAAGCAACCAACGAATTAAAAGACACATTAagtgatttaaaaaataaaaaagaacaaatattaaataaagttAAACTACTTTTACATAAATCTAAtgaattaaacaaattatcATGCAATTCTCAAAATTATGATACCATTTTAGAATCATCAAagtatgataaaataaaagaaaaaagcaataattatgaaaaggAAAAAGAAAACCTTGGGATAAATTTTGATGTAAAAGCTATGGAAGAACAATttaataatgatattaaagatatagaaaaattagaaaataattacaaACATTCAGAGAAAGATAATTACAATTTTTCAgaggaaaataataatattttacaatctaaaaaaaaactaaaagaACTAACTAACGCATTTAATgctgaaataaaaaaaattgaggataaaataatagaaaaaaatggtttaattaataaattaatagaaACGAGAAAAGATTGCATGCTTTTTACATATAAAACATTAGTCGAGActcttaaaataaaaacaactGATTACTCGAAATTCATAACGTCTGCAACTAAATTTTCAaaagaatttttaaaatacatTGATGCTACTTCCAATTCTTTAAATGATGACATCAACACGTTgcaaacaaaatatgatttaaatcaaataaaCAAGCATGTAGCAAGTATGGTTGCAGATGCAactaatgataataataatttaatagaaAAGGAAAAGGAAGCAACTAAGACAATCAACAATTTGACCGAGCTATTTACAATAGATTCAAATAAGATCGATGCCGATGgattacataataataaaatacaaattatttatttcaattCTGAACTTCATAAATCAATCGACTCCATAAAACaactttataaaaaaatgcatgcctttaaattattaaatataggtcacattaataaaaaatattttgatatatccaaagaatttgataatattttacagCTGCAGGAAAGTGAATTAACAGcaaatttaaatgatttaaaGGAAATTGGTCAAAAGATTTCtgataaaaaaaagcaaTTCCTTCATGCACTAAGTGAAACTCCAATTCCCAACTTCAATACACTTAAAGAGATATATCATGATATTGTTAAGTATAAAAATCAGATAGatgaaatagaaaatattacTAACGAAGAAAACGAAAATATAACTTTATATATGGATATAATTACtaaattaatgaaaaaagtacaaagtattttaaattttgttaCAACTTATGAAAATGATAGTAATATAATCAAGCAACATATTCAAGacaataatgaaaatgatgtatcaaaaattaaagaatCTTTAGAAACCACAATTCAATCATTTCAGAAAATTCTAAATAAACTAAATGAAATCAAAGCTCaattttatgataataacaatataaataatgttatatcTACCATATCACAAGATGTAAATGAtgttaaaaaacatatttctAAAGATTTAACTATAGAAAACGAACTTATCCAAATACAAAAGAGTTTAgaagatattaaaaaatctaCTTATGATATCAGAAGCGAACAAATAACTAAATATGTCAATCCTATACACGATTATGTTGAGCAACaaactaaaaaaattcaaaataatCCAAATAAAGACGAAATAGACGATCTAATACAAGAAATCGTcaattataataaagaatCAGAACTAAAATTACCCAccattataaataataaagataacGTTACACCAATAATCTCTCGTATTGACAAAGTcattaatttaataaaatcagaatataataacaatgaTAATGTATCATATAATGTTGCCAAAAAACTTGAAGAAGATGCCAATAACATAATTCGTGATTTAGATACGAGTCATAACATGCTTAATGATTTAATACagaaaaattttaaaattatagacgatttaaaaaataaaaaacaggAGATAGAAAATCGTAATAATTTACAGACTATTAATAGGGAACAAGAAATAACGCAAACAGAACATGTTAACAATACATATCATCATGATATTAATGACATTAATGATGTTATTGATATTAATGATATTAATGATACAAACGATATAAATCAAAATCACCAAAACTCAAGCTCAGATAAAAAGGACTCTTCCAAAACAAGAAATACAGGGAATACGATTAGATATGCCGGAGCAATTGCATTTGGTTTAGTAACATTTTATGtaattataagaataaaagaaaaaaaggatAAAGATGAAATGGAATTCGATAAATCTAAAGGTTTTTATGATGGCGGTGAAAGTACGCTTTTTGAAAGAGAAGATGAAGTTATAGAAATAGATATGAACGAGGATTTAtcatttaattaaaaaacatttgtttataaaagtTAATATTATAGGGAATTTACAACTACAAATAACAAAAAGTATTTTATATGGATATTTACCATATTAATGCAACAATTCTatgtttaaaatattttttgtgttGCGCATACAAATCCTAATTCCcgaatgttatatatttaaacatatttataaaattgtaatTTATAATACCAAATTAATATGTCAAAGAGTATTATAATTACatacaaaattaaattaaattaaattaaaaaaattaccattatgttaaatatttcattttttttttatgttttgttTCAattcttattatatataatatttgttttgtattaaaaatatattttataattcacATTAATTTACATAACAAAATGTGTATCAATATTACTAACAATACACAATTTTTATCAACTTAAGAATTAAATTacaaacattttatatagtaAATTtgagattaaaaaaaataaaaatatcccATAAAACAGGATTTATTATAAGTCTTATGATGAATttgtaatattattatttaattatatgaaatttacacaataaaacaatattaaaatattaattattagtataatattttattaaattatatgtatataataataccgctattctatctatcatgttatttataattttaaaaaaatatattagacaAATTATTAGACAATTTAATAGAAAAATCATTAGACAAATTGTTAGAAAAAATATCAGACAAATTATTAGACaatatattagaacaaaatatgatataacattctattaatatacttatattttttcttttaacgatttaaaatataatttatttatacctcaaatctttaaaatttaaaaattaatagtgattgaTCTAATATTATgactttatagtaaataaattaatgtatatagaacgatttctataatttgaatttaaaactttagcataaaatgaaactatatataatcgaaagttaaaaggataatatgcctatatctataatgtaattatttattaatatgtacatttttattttattactaaaaatgttagatgtataaaatgccttttatagataacgttttattgtcgattctatatctatattttatgaatctatattttatgaatctatattttatgaatctatattttatgactacctattatatattgataatttgtttaattaacaataaaaatataatcattaatatgaatcgaattataattatactctgataataaaattattatattgttcgGTTATCAAAAtacgatttaaattaaaataaatatgatgcaAATAATacgttttactaaataaaatttttatcaaataaagaaacatattttatattgtcTTATGCACAATTAATATACCCCCCCtgattaacaagttttatataatagacaattatGATATTGTATAATGCGACTTCATATATGcccaatatttatattaacacacaattgtatatattatactttatgggaaaaatgttatgtgacccttttcatattatgaCAGTGCCTCTTTTTTGGCTGCATATTTGAACTTTATCTcatgattaaacatacgggacgacacatatttaattagtgttcaaattataaaaaatttagtaAGAATACAACTCTAACCCCAAACATAGATTCCATAGAACAAAACTATAAACATAAATCTAAGCCCTCAATATAGcctataattttattaataagtgtgtttaaattattttatataaaataattataaatattaactaAAAATGATTAAATTTAATGTTCATTGGTATATGTGGATggaaatatgaataaatgtgtttttgataaatactaaaaaaatataaattaattatataacgtgattatatattaaattaaaatatgtgtaataataaaacaaacaattaaatcaaatttcattattctataaaatgtaaaaagtGTAACTTTTATgccataaaatattaaatgtatCTTTTTTAATCATTTAAACAAGCagaataaaacataataatacagaGTGATTATTTTGATAGTTTTGATTGTTTAATGgctaattttaaaatttcccAACATTTCTTAAACAAGGAAATCGTACACGGTATAGCTAGTAATATTAAGTACCCCCCTCCTGATGCCACTACCACAATATGAGATAACATAAATATCGCAAACTTCTTAAGtaaacttatattttttttttttaactttcgtttaatttttaatttcttatAATCATTACTTAATGTAACATCAATATATTCActatcaaaattataattttcactccccaaattattttcataattttccaATTCTCTAAAATTTTCATGTTCTGATAcagaattattttcatctttttttattatccttttatcatatatcggttgtattattaatttataatccCTTTTATTACCAAGCTCTTTTTTTACTTCTAGTTCTTTTTGAAGTTCATCAATTAACTTTTTAGTTTTCTTATctacattatttaaattggGTAAtgtattcttttttttatgctTCCTTATTTGTGAATTTATAGTAtttctaatatatatcaattcGTCGTTATCATTAAATTGATTTACAAGGCTCAAAGTTGATTgataaaaatcatttaaattgAATTGATTTTCTGCATTTGCTAATATCCTATTATTTCTAAAGTTTATTACATTCCTTTCAAGGTATACACTTCTCTCGTTTACAAGGTATAA
This sequence is a window from Plasmodium yoelii strain 17X genome assembly, chromosome: 1. Protein-coding genes within it:
- a CDS encoding reticulocyte binding protein, putative, with product MKKYIYIISLAAFFISFDIICATKIEENKNKNATKLNNYNPYHNLEESDFDNSNFLNEKKYDNKNNSINNEKYIQPHSINNNFLQNKKDINNTKITLYNEYNKTNNIDNFRNFNHEHEKTNNILIENNNSFLQITAISEINKDTLDTVDTIYGVNDNESVLWFFYKLLYSVEYIKKMLSNLNIGLSSEQTKIKTDQNVVINDVRQTNASCYSEKNELINKLGNIHNPFYNFHNDRSIDDYNLYTSSKNNFVNCLKKGFENIKKKTNDIISYEEKLYTDKCKNSSKLKNTTKKPSEFCKNVMNLNVSRKNSWEVPKNNEIISFIDFLIEKLKSNNYPMTLVTKLDFIKKQFEDIKNKHNKHIKICKQEEIVVNKCTNNIDNNNCDKHFNEIKKIAESYSIIFYNYTILENLESVNITYKESLDYFFNSLGKLLINKVDSDGNIIEENDIDNFDLSKPKNNFKLLEGELNGVFENKWNDYKNNKNLDQFKDTMKKIILLIIQYMNEFKGLNDAMTKLKNEGISQKFVINNQIKQKFDKSTYDEKKEGFESSLELAKNWEKKKLEIITELKKKNEETVQLDIKIRELIKQIKDIIEEQKIVNDLKLELNKKIKEITEKIEYIKKAVDLKKEIEKDNVYIDELAKEPPYQITKYIEKKNEIYNTIKSDFDKIYVGDIEQLYNEMFSVVQESNIEHIENKTEILTLKTKIDNVYNKIQNMETETVKSHLKNIETNNKLSETILDIIKYIYGEITNELNKTLEDFKNKEKGLSNKIDEYAKENVQLNVYKSNILEIRKHYNDQINIDNIKEKEAKQNYDQFKEHMKTIPPNENEISKTINEIKIMKDEFLSKVNKYNDFDKVYKEKVESEHNKFTELTNKIKTEVSDEEIKKYENKFNDSKSLINETKKSIEEEYQNINTLKKVDDYIKVCLNTNELITNCHNKQTTLKDKLNQNIKTIKETNSIDKIYTDKFENILTDKKTELETKFTGLSLNNHESNNKELLTYFYDLKANLGKNKENMLYKQFNEKEKAVEDIKKKNVDINKIVSNIEITIYTSIYNINEDTENEIGKSIELLNTKVLEKVKANVTNLNEIKEKLKDYDFQDFGKEKNIKYPDENKIKNDIDTLNQKIDKSIETLTEIKKNSENHIDEIKGQIDKLKKVPNKTMFNEDPKEIEKKIENIVEKIDKKKNIYKEIDKLLNEISKIENDKTSLEKLKNINLSYGKSLGNLFLQQIDEEKKKAEHTIKAMEAYIDDLDNIKKKSQEIEKEMNINMDIKMDIHKEMKALNISHDDYKIYHTTSKNHEEKISDIRKNSLKIIQDFSEESYINDIKKELEKNVLESQNNNTDINQYLSKIENIYNILKLNKIKKIIDKVKEYTDEIEKNNKKINAELSNSEKIITQLKENSSLKECQSKIKSTIDDNYVSECIKNITNLKTYIVNEKNNINTYFKNAEEYNQNVSLNFNNIEMADTKSQYILNIKKNNGTNNTDYNIKELKEHKKKSNVYKDEAGKNTQEIKKNKELFEKYEQEVTVLLNKYYAVELKNKFDKTKNYSEQIIKEIKDAHNTFTSQADKSEKKMNEIKNEQIRIEDEVAKNNKSNKAILDIQLSVEPFKIKFLKIKDLRTKSDDCLKETKDIETKISNLSIDTQETKLIENKNILNTLEKLLESLKNQKKNIEDQKKELDEVNSKIKNIESNVNQHKKNYEIGIVEKINEIAKANKDQIESTQKLIIPTIKNLISPFKANDLEGIDTNKNLGKYNTEMNNIYEEFIKSYDLITHYLETVSKEPITYEQIKNKRITAQNELLTNIKNVNKAKSYLDDIEANEFDRIVTHFKNKLNDVNDKFTNEYSKVNKGFDNISNSINNVKKSTDENLLLNILNQTKEMYANIVSKKYYSYKYEAENIFINIPKLANSLNIQIKSSSGIDLFKNINIAILPYLDSQKKDTLTFIPSPEKTSETYTKISDSYNTLLDILKRSQELQKKEQQALNLIFENRLLHDKVQATNELKDTLSDLKNKKEQILNKVKLLLHKSNELNKLSCNSQNYDTILESSKYDKIKEKSNNYEKEKENLGINFDVKAMEEQFNNDIKDIEKLENNYKHSEKDNYNFSEENNNILQSKKKLKELTNAFNAEIKKIEDKIIEKNGLINKLIETRKDCMLFTYKTLVETLKIKTTDYSKFITSATKFSKEFLKYIDATSNSLNDDINTLQTKYDLNQINKHVASMVADATNDNNNLIEKEKEATKTINNLTELFTIDSNKIDADGLHNNKIQIIYFNSELHKSIDSIKQLYKKMHAFKLLNIGHINKKYFDISKEFDNILQLQESELTANLNDLKEIGQKISDKKKQFLHALSETPIPNFNTLKEIYHDIVKYKNQIDEIENITNEENENITLYMDIITKLMKKVQSILNFVTTYENDSNIIKQHIQDNNENDVSKIKESLETTIQSFQKILNKLNEIKAQFYDNNNINNVISTISQDVNDVKKHISKDLTIENELIQIQKSLEDIKKSTYDIRSEQITKYVNPIHDYVEQQTKKIQNNPNKDEIDDLIQEIVNYNKESELKLPTIINNKDNVTPIISRIDKVINLIKSEYNNNDNVSYNVAKKLEEDANNIIRDLDTSHNMLNDLIQKNFKIIDDLKNKKQEIENRNNLQTINREQEITQTEHVNNTYHHDINDINDVIDINDINDTNDINQNHQNSSSDKKDSSKTRNTGNTIRYAGAIAFGLVTFYVIIRIKEKKDKDEMEFDKSKGFYDGGESTLFEREDEVIEIDMNEDLSFN
- a CDS encoding fam-b protein produces the protein MRVCIFKYVFFSIIICFFEYAKNELYLVNERSVYLERNVINFRNNRILANAENQFNLNDFYQSTLSLVNQFNDNDELIYIRNTINSQIRKHKKKNTLPNLNNVDKKTKKLIDELQKELEVKKELGNKRDYKLIIQPIYDKRIIKKDENNSVSEHENFRELENYENNLGSENYNFDSEYIDVTLSNDYKKLKIKRKLKKKNISLLKKFAIFMLSHIVVVASGGGYLILLAIPCTISLFKKCWEILKLAIKQSKLSK